In Arvicola amphibius chromosome 1, mArvAmp1.2, whole genome shotgun sequence, one DNA window encodes the following:
- the Tm9sf3 gene encoding transmembrane 9 superfamily member 3 isoform X2 — MNTVGPYHNRQETYKYFSLPFCVGSKKSISHYHETLGEALQGVELEFSGLDIKFKDDVMPGTYCEIDLDKEKRDAFVYAIKNHYWYQMYIDDLPIWGIVGEADENGEDYYLWTYKKLEIGFNGNRIVDVNLTSEGKVKLVPNTKIQMSYSVKWKKSDVKFEDRFDKYLDPSFFQHRIHWFSIFNSFMMVIFLVGLVSMILMRTLRKDYARYSKEEEMDDMDRDLGDEYGWKQVHGDVFRPSSHPLIFSSLIGSGCQIFAVSLIVIIVAMIEDLYTERGSMLSTAIFVYAATSPVNGYFGGSLYARQGGRRWIKQMFIGAFLIPAMVCGTAFFINFIAIYYHASRAIPFGTMVAVCCICFFVILPLNLVGTILGRNLSGQPNFPCRVNAVPRPIPEKKWFMEPAVIVCLGGILPFGSIFIEMYFIFTSFWAYKIYYVYGFMMLVLLILCIVTVCVTIVCTYFLLNAEDYRWQWTSFLSAASTAIYVYMYSFYYYFFKTKMYGLFQTSFYFGYMAVFSTALGIMCGAIGYMGTSAFVRKIYTNVKID, encoded by the exons ATGAATACTGTTGGGCCCTACCACAATCGCCAAGAAACCTATAAATACTTTTCACTTCCATTCTGTGTAGGGTCAAAAAAAAGTATCAGTCATTACCATGAAACTTTGGGAGAAGCACTTCAAGGAGTTGAATTAGAATTTAGTGGCCTGGATATTAAATTTAAAG ATGATGTGATGCCAGGTACTTACTGTGAAATTGACTTAGATAAAGAGAAGAGAGATGCATTTGTGTATGCTATCAAGAATCACTATTGGTACCAGATGTACATAGATGACTTACCAATATGGG gtATTGTTGGTGAAGCAGATGAAAATGGGGAAGATTACTATCTTTGGACCTACAAAAAACTTGAAATAGGCTTTAATGGAAATCGAATTGTTGATGTTAATCTAACCAGTGAAGGAAAGGTCAAATTGGTTCCAAATACTAAAATACAGATGTCATATtca gtaaaatggaaaaaatcagaTGTAAAATTTGAAGATCGATTCGACAAATATCTTGATCCATCCTTTTTTCAACATAGG attcACTGGTTTTCAATTTTCAATTCCTTCATGATGGTGATCTTCTTAGTGGGTTTAGTTTCAATGATTTTAATGAGAACTTTAAGAAAAGATTATGCCCGAtacagtaaagaagaagaaatggatgaCATG GACAGAGACCTAGGAGATGAATATGGATGGAAGCAGGTGCATGGAGATGTGTTTAGACCATCAAGTCACCctctgatattttcttctctcattggTTCTGGATGTCAGATATTTGCTGTGTCTctcattgttattattgttgccATGATAGAGGATTTATATACAGA GAGGGGATCCATGCTCAGTACAGCCATATTTGTCTATGCTGCTACTTCTCCAGTGAATGGGTATTTTGGAGGAAGTCTGTATGCTCGACAAGGAG GGAGGAGGTGGATAAAGCAGATGTTTATTGGAGCATTCCTTATTCCAGCTATGGTGTGCGGCACTGCCTTCTTCATCAACTTCATAGCCATTTATTATCATGCCTCTAGAGCCATTCCTTTTGGAACAATG GTGGCCGTTTGTTGCATCTGTTTTTTCGTCATTCTTCCTCTGAATCTCGTTGGCACCATACTTGGCCGAAACCTGTCAGGGCAGCCCAACTTCCCTTGTCGTGTCAATGCTGTGCCGCGTCCTATCCCGGAGAAAAAATG GTTTATGGAGCCTGCAGTTATTGTTTGCCTGGGAGGAATTTTACCTTTTGGTTCAATCTTTATTGAAAT GTACTTCATCTTCACTTCTTTCTGGGCTTATAAGATCTACTATGTCTATGGCTTCATGATGCTGGTGCTGCTCATCCTGTGCATTGTGACTGTCTGTGTGACCATCGTGTGCACGTACTTCCTGCTGAATGCAGAGGACTATAGGTG gcaATGGACAAGTTTTCTCTCCGCCGCATCAACTGCAATCTATGTTTACATGTATTCCTTTTACTactattttttcaaaacaaa GATGTATGGCTTATTTCAAACATCATTTTACTTTGGATATATGGCGGTATTTAGCACAGCCTTGGGGATAATGTGTG
- the Tm9sf3 gene encoding transmembrane 9 superfamily member 3 isoform X1 translates to MRPLPGAPGVAAAAALLLLLLPRARSDEHEHTYQDKEEVVLWMNTVGPYHNRQETYKYFSLPFCVGSKKSISHYHETLGEALQGVELEFSGLDIKFKDDVMPGTYCEIDLDKEKRDAFVYAIKNHYWYQMYIDDLPIWGIVGEADENGEDYYLWTYKKLEIGFNGNRIVDVNLTSEGKVKLVPNTKIQMSYSVKWKKSDVKFEDRFDKYLDPSFFQHRIHWFSIFNSFMMVIFLVGLVSMILMRTLRKDYARYSKEEEMDDMDRDLGDEYGWKQVHGDVFRPSSHPLIFSSLIGSGCQIFAVSLIVIIVAMIEDLYTERGSMLSTAIFVYAATSPVNGYFGGSLYARQGGRRWIKQMFIGAFLIPAMVCGTAFFINFIAIYYHASRAIPFGTMVAVCCICFFVILPLNLVGTILGRNLSGQPNFPCRVNAVPRPIPEKKWFMEPAVIVCLGGILPFGSIFIEMYFIFTSFWAYKIYYVYGFMMLVLLILCIVTVCVTIVCTYFLLNAEDYRWQWTSFLSAASTAIYVYMYSFYYYFFKTKMYGLFQTSFYFGYMAVFSTALGIMCGAIGYMGTSAFVRKIYTNVKID, encoded by the exons TATCAAGATAAAGAAGAAGTTGTTTTATGGATGAATACTGTTGGGCCCTACCACAATCGCCAAGAAACCTATAAATACTTTTCACTTCCATTCTGTGTAGGGTCAAAAAAAAGTATCAGTCATTACCATGAAACTTTGGGAGAAGCACTTCAAGGAGTTGAATTAGAATTTAGTGGCCTGGATATTAAATTTAAAG ATGATGTGATGCCAGGTACTTACTGTGAAATTGACTTAGATAAAGAGAAGAGAGATGCATTTGTGTATGCTATCAAGAATCACTATTGGTACCAGATGTACATAGATGACTTACCAATATGGG gtATTGTTGGTGAAGCAGATGAAAATGGGGAAGATTACTATCTTTGGACCTACAAAAAACTTGAAATAGGCTTTAATGGAAATCGAATTGTTGATGTTAATCTAACCAGTGAAGGAAAGGTCAAATTGGTTCCAAATACTAAAATACAGATGTCATATtca gtaaaatggaaaaaatcagaTGTAAAATTTGAAGATCGATTCGACAAATATCTTGATCCATCCTTTTTTCAACATAGG attcACTGGTTTTCAATTTTCAATTCCTTCATGATGGTGATCTTCTTAGTGGGTTTAGTTTCAATGATTTTAATGAGAACTTTAAGAAAAGATTATGCCCGAtacagtaaagaagaagaaatggatgaCATG GACAGAGACCTAGGAGATGAATATGGATGGAAGCAGGTGCATGGAGATGTGTTTAGACCATCAAGTCACCctctgatattttcttctctcattggTTCTGGATGTCAGATATTTGCTGTGTCTctcattgttattattgttgccATGATAGAGGATTTATATACAGA GAGGGGATCCATGCTCAGTACAGCCATATTTGTCTATGCTGCTACTTCTCCAGTGAATGGGTATTTTGGAGGAAGTCTGTATGCTCGACAAGGAG GGAGGAGGTGGATAAAGCAGATGTTTATTGGAGCATTCCTTATTCCAGCTATGGTGTGCGGCACTGCCTTCTTCATCAACTTCATAGCCATTTATTATCATGCCTCTAGAGCCATTCCTTTTGGAACAATG GTGGCCGTTTGTTGCATCTGTTTTTTCGTCATTCTTCCTCTGAATCTCGTTGGCACCATACTTGGCCGAAACCTGTCAGGGCAGCCCAACTTCCCTTGTCGTGTCAATGCTGTGCCGCGTCCTATCCCGGAGAAAAAATG GTTTATGGAGCCTGCAGTTATTGTTTGCCTGGGAGGAATTTTACCTTTTGGTTCAATCTTTATTGAAAT GTACTTCATCTTCACTTCTTTCTGGGCTTATAAGATCTACTATGTCTATGGCTTCATGATGCTGGTGCTGCTCATCCTGTGCATTGTGACTGTCTGTGTGACCATCGTGTGCACGTACTTCCTGCTGAATGCAGAGGACTATAGGTG gcaATGGACAAGTTTTCTCTCCGCCGCATCAACTGCAATCTATGTTTACATGTATTCCTTTTACTactattttttcaaaacaaa GATGTATGGCTTATTTCAAACATCATTTTACTTTGGATATATGGCGGTATTTAGCACAGCCTTGGGGATAATGTGTG